In Camelina sativa cultivar DH55 chromosome 16, Cs, whole genome shotgun sequence, a single window of DNA contains:
- the LOC104751043 gene encoding alpha-(1,4)-fucosyltransferase-like isoform X1, producing the protein MPMRHLNAIAVLLMMFFTLLILSFTGVLEFPAASTSIPATKLPDSTSDPFSDVLLAYKKWDFRVGCARFKENHKDSIRGNVSSGSLQVSGGELGCGKLKMEHVKVLVKGWTWIPDNLENLYSCRCGMTCLWTKSPVLVDSPDALLFETTTPPLQRRVGDPLRVFMELEAGRKRSGCEDIFISYHAKDDVQTTYAGALFHNNRNYHISPHKNNDVLVYWSSSRCLPHRDRLAKSLLDLIPHHSLGKCLNNVGGLDAALSMYPECVAESNTEPKWYDHLHCTMSHYKFVLAIENTVTESYVTEKLFYALDSGSVPIYFGASNVQDFVPPHSVIDGSKFSSMQELATYVKRLGDDPVAYSEYHAWRRCGLVGNYGKTRAVSLDTLPCRLCEEISRRGGKNAGF; encoded by the exons ATGCCAATGAGGCACCTCAACGCTATCGCCGTTTTACTAATGATGTTCTTTACTCTCTTAATCCTATCTTTCACAGGCGTTTTAGAATTCCCAGCTGCTTCAACTTCGATCCCGGCAACGAAATTACCTGATTCAACATCGGATCCGTTCAGTGACGTCCTCTTAGCTTATAAAAAATGGGACTTTCGAGTGGGTTGTGCTCGGTTTAAGGAGAATCATAAGGATTCGATCCGTGGCAATGTTAGTTCGGGTTCTTTACAAGTATCTGGTGGTGAGTTGGGTTGTGGTAAGCTTAAGATGGAGCATGTTAAGGTTTTGGTTAAAGGGTGGACTTGGATTCCGGATAATTTGGAAAATTTGTATTCTTGTCGATGTGGGATGACTTGTTTGTGGACTAAATCACCGGTTTTGGTTGATTCACCTGATGCTTTGTTATTTGAGACCACAACTCCTCCGCTTCAG AGACGTGTTGGAGACCCTCTCCGTGTGTTCATGGAGCTAGAGGCTGGAAGAAAACGCTCAGGCTGTGAAGATATATTCATCAGCTACCATGCCAAAGACGATGTCCAAACAACTTACGCGGGTGCGCTCTTTCATAATAACAGAAACTATCACATCTCTCCACATAAAAACAAT GATGTTCTGGTGTATTGGTCTTCCTCAAGATGCCTCCCTCACAGAGACCGTCTCGCAAAAAGCCTACTCGATCTGATTCCCCACCATTCTTTGGGTAAGTGTCTAAACAATGTCGGTGGCTTGGACGCAGCGCTCTCTATGTATCCAGAATGTGTTGCCGAGTCCAACACTGAGCCAAAATGGTACGATCACCTCCACTGTACCATGTCACACTACAAGTTCGTCCTTGCAATCGAAAACACAGTCACTGAATCATACGTGACCGAGAAGCTTTTCTATGCGCTCGACTCTGGCTCTGTTCCGATATATTTCGGGGCCTCTAACGTGCAAGACTTTGTCCCTCCCCATTCCGTGATCGACGGTAGCAAATTCAGCTCGATGCAGGAATTGGCTACGTACGTGAAACGGCTCGGTGATGATCCTGTGGCTTACTCGGAGTACCACGCGTGGAGGCGGTGTGGACTAGTGGGGAACTATGGGAAAACCCGCGCAGTGAGTCTCGATACGTTGCCGTGTCGGTTGTGCGAAGAGATTAGCAGAAGAG GCGGGAAAAACGCCGGATTTTGA
- the LOC104751043 gene encoding alpha-(1,4)-fucosyltransferase-like isoform X2: MPMRHLNAIAVLLMMFFTLLILSFTGVLEFPAASTSIPATKLPDSTSDPFSDVLLAYKKWDFRVGCARFKENHKDSIRGNVSSGSLQVSGGELGCGKLKMEHVKVLVKGWTWIPDNLENLYSCRCGMTCLWTKSPVLVDSPDALLFETTTPPLQRRVGDPLRVFMELEAGRKRSGCEDIFISYHAKDDVQTTYAGALFHNNRNYHISPHKNNDVLVYWSSSRCLPHRDRLAKSLLDLIPHHSLGKCLNNVGGLDAALSMYPECVAESNTEPKWYDHLHCTMSHYKFVLAIENTVTESYVTEKLFYALDSGSVPIYFGASNVQDFVPPHSVIDGSKFSSMQELATYVKRLGDDPVAYSEYHAWRRCGLVGNYGKTRAVSLDTLPCRLCEEISRRGGKNAGF; encoded by the exons ATGCCAATGAGGCACCTCAACGCTATCGCCGTTTTACTAATGATGTTCTTTACTCTCTTAATCCTATCTTTCACAGGCGTTTTAGAATTCCCAGCTGCTTCAACTTCGATCCCGGCAACGAAATTACCTGATTCAACATCGGATCCGTTCAGTGACGTCCTCTTAGCTTATAAAAAATGGGACTTTCGAGTGGGTTGTGCTCGGTTTAAGGAGAATCATAAGGATTCGATCCGTGGCAATGTTAGTTCGGGTTCTTTACAAGTATCTGGTGGTGAGTTGGGTTGTGGTAAGCTTAAGATGGAGCATGTTAAGGTTTTGGTTAAAGGGTGGACTTGGATTCCGGATAATTTGGAAAATTTGTATTCTTGTCGATGTGGGATGACTTGTTTGTGGACTAAATCACCGGTTTTGGTTGATTCACCTGATGCTTTGTTATTTGAGACCACAACTCCTCCGCTTCAG AGACGTGTTGGAGACCCTCTCCGTGTGTTCATGGAGCTAGAGGCTGGAAGAAAACGCTCAGGCTGTGAAGATATATTCATCAGCTACCATGCCAAAGACGATGTCCAAACAACTTACGCGGGTGCGCTCTTTCATAATAACAGAAACTATCACATCTCTCCACATAAAAACAAT GATGTTCTGGTGTATTGGTCTTCCTCAAGATGCCTCCCTCACAGAGACCGTCTCGCAAAAAGCCTACTCGATCTGATTCCCCACCATTCTTTGGGTAAGTGTCTAAACAATGTCGGTGGCTTGGACGCAGCGCTCTCTATGTATCCAGAATGTGTTGCCGAGTCCAACACTGAGCCAAAATG GTACGATCACCTCCACTGTACCATGTCACACTACAAGTTCGTCCTTGCAATCGAAAACACAGTCACTGAATCATACGTGACCGAGAAGCTTTTCTATGCGCTCGACTCTGGCTCTGTTCCGATATATTTCGGGGCCTCTAACGTGCAAGACTTTGTCCCTCCCCATTCCGTGATCGACGGTAGCAAATTCAGCTCGATGCAGGAATTGGCTACGTACGTGAAACGGCTCGGTGATGATCCTGTGGCTTACTCGGAGTACCACGCGTGGAGGCGGTGTGGACTAGTGGGGAACTATGGGAAAACCCGCGCAGTGAGTCTCGATACGTTGCCGTGTCGGTTGTGCGAAGAGATTAGCAGAAGAGGCGGGAAAAACGCCGGATTTTGA